A stretch of DNA from Vanrija pseudolonga chromosome 6, complete sequence:
GCTCCCACTACCCAGGCTCCTCCCACTACCCAGGCTCCTCCCACTACTCAGGTTCCTCCCACGACTACTGCTTCTCCTTCCCCCACTGCCTCCcccagcggcggtggccacggtggcgacggcggcaagggcggtgacggtggcaagggcggcgacggtggcaagggtggccagggcggcaagggcggtgacggtggcaagggtggctccggcggcaagggtggctccggtggcaagggcggtgacggcggcaagggcggtgctggcggtgccggcggcggcaacggcgacggtggtgccggtggcgacggcggtgctggtggcgacggccccggcggcggcggcaagggcggtgacggcggtgccggcggcgctggtgccggaaacggcaagggcggcgacggtggcgacggcggctcgggcggcaagggtggcgacggcgccggcaagggcgagggtggctctggcggcgacggcggccccggcggctcgggcgcgggcaccggctcgggcggcaagggtggcgacggtggcgagggcggcaacggcggcctcggcaacggcgacaaCAAGTGCGACGACAAGCACGACAAGCGCGACtactcgcgccgccgcctgtcTACGTCCGACTAAGCACTCTCAACGCTGCATAACTTttgctcgtcgacggccactTCCGCGACGACTCAAGGACTCTTCTCTTCTGGACAATGAAACTTCTCTTGGTAGAAAACCTATCTTTCTTCTCGTACCGTAGTAATCAGAATTATACAATATGGATGTGTTTGACCGCGACAGAGGCAATGTGCCACAAACTGACTGCCACGGAGAGCAATGGCCTACTGACGCGAAGAGCCGATTGCCACAATGGAGGGGGTCGAGTGCCACTAGCCAGCCGCCATTCCCCGCCTTCCCGCTGTTTGAGCAAGGTGTCTGTCCAGCAGGCAGAGGAACGTAACGGGCTGTGCAGGCCCGAATAGCCCAATTGGCGTGATGCAAGCCCTGTGGATTGAGCGCACGCCAGAAGGTAACCGATCAAGCCTCATGTATTGAGCTTGCAGCCAGCCACCGCGCCTCCCCCGCGCCATGCAGGCAAAGAACAATAGCAACCCCCAGCCTGGGTCCAACCACGCGTCCGGCCTTAGTAAACTGTGTCAGCCTGGATCTCGCCACGCGCCCGACGTGCGGGCCCCCGGAATTTTGTTTCCACCATGGATCCACGTCGTCATTTCGCGCCATGAAACGGGACAAGATGGACGAGAAATCGCAcgacgcgacgtcgacgccaacgacgaccgTAACTGGCCTTTACATTCCACATACGACTCGTCGGCACTCGTAACCATGACCGGTGTGCAgatcgacgccgctgcggcgccagccgcgcccgccgccctcggcacccccgacgcgcccgcgtccgcgtccgcgtccaAGGCTACGGCCAAGCCGAAGCGCGAGCTCCCGACCCTCACGCGCGACGACATCGCGGCGCGCATCGCGCTCGGGCAGGCGCTCGTCCTCCGGCGCGACGTGGTGCTCAACGTGACCTCGTGGATGGCGAACCAcccgggcggcgcgctcgcgctgctgcacTTTGTGGGCCGGGACGGCGGGGACGAGATCGCCGCGTACCACTCGGACCAGACGCTGGCCTACATGGCCAAGTATGCCGTCGGGCGCGTGGTCCTCGACCCCGTTACGGGCTGggcgccgctcacgccgccgatcgcgctcggcctcgtgcaGCACCccgacggcgtcaagggccactgggcgcgcgagggcaacgtccgcctcgcgcgcggcgtgctccaCCCCGCGTCCCCGAAagagggcggcgtcgaggtcgtcatcctcaccccgcagcagctcgagccggaggccgacaagcgcgtcgacgcggccaaAGAGTACGCCCGCTCAAAGGCGTAccacgagctcaaggcccgCGTCACCGACGCCGGGCTATTCAAcccgcccgactcgctcgcgggCTACGGCGAAGACATTGCGCGCtacggcgtgctcgcgacctgcgcggcggcgctgtggtACCTCTCTGACGGGTGGGTCGGGCAGATGGCCAGCGCGGCAttcctcggcttcttctGGCAGCAGTTGACTTGTGAGTTGGGTGGGGTGTGGAGAGAGTTGAATGAGAGaagaggagagagagagctgACTCATGCCCAGTCCTGGTGCACGATGCCGGACACTGCGGAGTGACGGGCGACTGGTGGTGGGACCGCGTGATCGCCATGACGCTCGCCGACTGGATCGGCGGGCTGTCTGCCTCGTGGTGGTGCGACAACCACGACATCCACCACCTGGTGACCAACCACCCGGAGCACGACCCCGACATCCAGCACATCCCGTTCTTCGCCATCTCGAAGGAGTTCTTCGGCTCCCTCTGGTCGACGTACTACAAGAAGGTCATGTGGTTtgacgcgccgagccgctTTTTGCTGCAGTTCCAGCACAAGCTCTACTACATTGTActctcgctcgcccgcttcAACCTCTACGCCATGAGCTACATCTACATCTTGggccccaagcccaagcacGACGCGTTCTGGAAgtacgagctcgccggcatGACCTTCTACTGGGTGTGGTTtggcgcgctcctccgctCCCAGAGCAGCTGGCAGATGGCCCTCGGCTACCTGCTCGTCTCGCACATCTGCGCGTCGCCCGTCCACGTCCAGATCGTGCTCTCCCACTTTGCCTGCTCGACAGAGGACCTCGGCCCCGCAGAGTCGTTCCCTTCGCGCCAGCTCCGCACCACCATGGACGTCATCTGCTCAGAGGACATTGAGTACATCCACGGCGGCCTCCACCTCCAGGTCACGCACCACCTCTTCCCCCGCCTGCCCCGTCACAACCTCCGCAAGGCAAGCCTGCTAGTCAAGGAGTTCTGCAAGGACCAGGACTTGAAGTACCTCGAGTACGGCTGGCTCCACGGCAACAAGCAGGTCCTCGCGACTCTGCGCGACGtggccgaccagctcgccctcctgaAAAAGGTGGCAGACAAGGAGATTAAAGAGCGACTCAACTAGAAAACCATACCAAACAGACACACTAGATTCTTGATTCCTGTATCTATGTAAATACATCACGCAAAACATGGGACAAAATGACTACCATCTACACAATCTCGCGCACAATGCTCGACGCCAGCTTGTACGAAGGCTCCGCGTCCTGCCGCGCCATCTCGGTGAGCGTGAGCAGCTTCTTGACGCCGATCTGAAACTCTGGTCGACCGTCCTGGCCGAATCGTGCGTCCTGGAGGTGCTGCATGAACCGGTgcaggtcgcgctcgtcggcaaacATGTTGACCTCCCTCACACACTTCTCGACCTGTTGGATCGAGTCGATGGGCGAGACGGC
This window harbors:
- the SLD gene encoding Delta 8-(E)-sphingolipid desaturase, translated to MTGVQIDAAAAPAAPAALGTPDAPASASASKATAKPKRELPTLTRDDIAARIALGQALVLRRDVVLNVTSWMANHPGGALALLHFVGRDGGDEIAAYHSDQTLAYMAKYAVGRVVLDPVTGWAPLTPPIALGLVQHPDGVKGHWAREGNVRLARGVLHPASPKEGGVEVVILTPQQLEPEADKRVDAAKEYARSKAYHELKARVTDAGLFNPPDSLAGYGEDIARYGVLATCAAALWYLSDGWVGQMASAAFLGFFWQQLTCELVLVHDAGHCGVTGDWWWDRVIAMTLADWIGGLSASWWCDNHDIHHLVTNHPEHDPDIQHIPFFAISKEFFGSLWSTYYKKVMWFDAPSRFLLQFQHKLYYIVLSLARFNLYAMSYIYILGPKPKHDAFWKYELAGMTFYWVWFGALLRSQSSWQMALGYLLVSHICASPVHVQIVLSHFACSTEDLGPAESFPSRQLRTTMDVICSEDIEYIHGGLHLQVTHHLFPRLPRHNLRKASLLVKEFCKDQDLKYLEYGWLHGNKQVLATLRDVADQLALLKKVADKEIKERLN